The window TTTATTATTACGACGAAGAAGGATCGAAAACCAGTTGTGAAATTTCCGATTCGATTGGATCACTCGTGGTAACCATCGAGTATTCATTTTATACAGTAAATGAAAATACGATTTACACTGAAGAACGATACATCGATTCTGAAGGTGTTATAATTCAAACAGTAGATTTTGATTTTGAATACGACGAACACGGAAGATGGACTGTTAAAAAGGTATACATAGATGAAGACGTCGTAGAAATCATCGAACGGCAATACATTCCTGCCGCGAGATAAACTGTTTGACCTTTGTTATATGATGAATTAGTATTTTTTAACCTTTAAAAGTGAGGTACTGATGAAATTTGCCCTCGCTCTCCTTTTAGCCGTTTCTCTGTCCGGATCGTTGTTCGGAGCCCAGAGAATGGCGGTCCTCGAAGAATTCACAAGTCACACCTGACCTTCGTGCGCAAACGCCAGCCGTGAGCTGGATTCTCTTGCAGTTCAATACGCAGACTGCACTGCCGTCATCGCCTATTACATAAGCAACGGTTTACCATATTATTCGGCTGAAGGCAGGCAGAGGTTGAATTTTTACCCTCCGCCTTACTGGTATAACGGTTCGTTTGTTTACGCGACACCCTGGCTTTGGTTGGACGGAAACAAGGACCCCGGATACAGTTACTCTGGCTGGGAGACTTATTTGACAAACAGGCTGTCAGTCCCTTCCCAGCTCGATATAGACATGTACGCCGAATTCAACTCCCAAACGAACGCGGGATTCGTCGACATCTGGGTCTACAACGAAGGAGCGGACACACTCGTTAGAAAGCTAGTCTGCGTCCTCACTGAGTCGGGTCTTTATTATGTCGCGTCTAACGGCCTTCAGTGGCACGACCATGTGTGCAGGGATATGATACCGGACCAAAACGGGACGCAAATCACCCTTTATCCCGGCGACACTACTTATGTCCACCTCGACTTCACCTTCGATCCGACTTGGGTGGCAGCAAACTGCGAAGTTTTGTGCCTGGTTCAGCACGATTCCCTGACCGCCGACAGCATAAAGGACATCATGCAGGGAGGAAAAACTTCATTGGTTGCAAACGCTGTTGAAGAACAGCCCGTATCACTTCCCCGGGAATTCAAATTTTCAGTCTGTTATACAAACGATATCACCGTCGAATACGCCCTTCCGTTTGCCTCCCGTGTAAAATATGAAATAGTTGACGTATCAGGCAGAGTTCTTCAAACGCGCAATCTCGGCGTCCAGAATGCGGGACAGAACTTTTTGAGAATAAACAGATCGGAAATCAATTGCTCTTCAGGGGCGGCTTTCCTGATAATGAAGATAGACGACACCGAATACACTGAAAAACTTATTTTCTTTTAATAGGCTCAACCGCGGATTTTCCGCTGAAAATCCGCGGTTTTCTTGGTAAACAATATATTTCATAATCCCAAAGATTCTCAGCGCGAACAGCGTCAGAGAGGTCTGTTGAGGCTCCTCAGGCATTTTGCGAAAACATCGTCTCTTATTTTTCTTTCGAGATGAGGAATGTTTCGCGGGACCCGGTTCAGATATTGAGCGATGTCTTTTCTTTTACTTGCAGTAAAATGAAGCGCGAGCCTGACGAAAAGAGCGCGGGCTCCGACAATTTCATTTCTGCGTTTGATTCCTTTTAAATCAAATACCGGAATGCCGGTTATCTTTTCTGTCATTTCGGCGACTTCGTCGAGAGTTTTGGTTTTTTCGGTCTGGATCACTATATTTCTGCCTTGTGTCCTTTTGACCTGTTCAATGAACTCTTCATTTCCAAGTATATTTCCGTCCGTCGATATATCTAATGAGAATTTATTTTCTTTGACCGCTGATTCCAAAATGTATTCGTTGTATTTTTTTATCGCGGCTTCAGGATCCGGATCGAACCTCGGCAATACTTTGTCTTTGTCAACGAGGCCGCTTTTTTCGGCGCTGATATAGGTTTTGTGAGAACTCCATTCATACAGAGAAGGATCTTGAACGGCGCCTGTCAACAAGCATTTCAAATGTATATAACTGATGAGAGAGAGCAATAACGACTCTTTGTCGCAAAGCACGGCTTTGTACCTGCCTTGAAACAGGTGTCCTTCTGTGTCGTGCTGTTTGTTGAACCATTGAGTATAAGACTGCATCAATCCCTGCATAATCCTCGATAGCGGAACCAAATCGGTTTCTATAAGCAAATGAAAGTGATTTTCGAAAAGGGAGTAAGCATAAACGGCAAAGTTGTATTTTTCCTTGTAATCTTTCAGCTTTGACAAAAACTTTCTTTTGTCCTCATCGTTAAGGAAAACAGGCGATCCGTGATTGCCCCTCGCCTTGACGTGATAAAGGGCTCCCGGGAATTCAATTCTTCTTTTTCTTGACATACTATTTTGTATCAGGTCAATTGACTTTAATCAAGCATTATTGCTATTTTTCAGAACGACCCCATGGAATGTAAATATTACTTGACAAAATGTAAACAATACTTTACTAATTGCTTGTGAAAAACAAAGTAAAACAGTTCCGGTTTCAAAAAAATGAAATGACTCAACAGAAACTTGCTGAATTAACCGGCGTGTCGAGGCAGACAATAATAGCAATAGAAAAAGGGGCTTTCAACCCTTCAGTAAGACTCGCTCTGAAAATAGCAAAAATATTAGAAACCGGCGTCGAGTCGCTTTTCTTTTTGGAAGAAAAAGATTAAAAAGTGAGGATAAAATGAAAATATCAGAAAGCGTTTTAAGGAACATCTGGCTTATATTCCTCGTCATTTTGCTTTTTTTGGCCAACGCCGTTCCATATTGGGTCTTTGTCGCTTCAGCGTCCGTTCTTTTTCTTTCCCCTGTTTTGCTGGAATTCAACAGAAAGAGGTTAATAGACGAAAGGCAGATCCAGATAAGCCATTTCTCGAGCCACGTATCTTTTTACGTTGTTTTGGCTCTTTTGTTCCTTGTAATAAATAGAGAGTACATTTCAAAAGGCGTAAATCCTCCCCCTCAGTTCTATGCGCTGATCGTTGTACCCTTTGTCTTGAAAATGCTTATAAGTCTGTATCAAAACTACGGCCCGGTTCCGACTGCGCAGTGGACCGGATACTTTTTTTCGTTTTTCTGGCTTCTTTTTGTAGTTCTTTCTCACGGCTTCAGCGCCGCGACTCTGATAGAGTCCGTTCCATTTGTCGTTATTTTTCTCGTCTCGTTGTTTTCTAAAAAATTTCCTCTTGCCGGAGGCATCCTTTTCCTTCTTCTGACTGCGGCTTTGCTCGCATTTTTCAGAGGCTGGTGGCGGCTTGACGTCTACGTAAGACTGCTGATGTATTCGCTCATTCCGCTTCCGCTTTTTATGAGCGGATGCGGGCTCCTCTATCATTATTTCGCCGGCAGAAAGCATGATGCGTAAATTTATTTTTGTAGCAATGATGTTGTTTTCATATATTTCAGCGAACT is drawn from candidate division WOR-3 bacterium and contains these coding sequences:
- a CDS encoding Omp28-related outer membrane protein, whose product is MNFYPPPYWYNGSFVYATPWLWLDGNKDPGYSYSGWETYLTNRLSVPSQLDIDMYAEFNSQTNAGFVDIWVYNEGADTLVRKLVCVLTESGLYYVASNGLQWHDHVCRDMIPDQNGTQITLYPGDTTYVHLDFTFDPTWVAANCEVLCLVQHDSLTADSIKDIMQGGKTSLVANAVEEQPVSLPREFKFSVCYTNDITVEYALPFASRVKYEIVDVSGRVLQTRNLGVQNAGQNFLRINRSEINCSSGAAFLIMKIDDTEYTEKLIFF
- a CDS encoding transposase, whose translation is MSRKRRIEFPGALYHVKARGNHGSPVFLNDEDKRKFLSKLKDYKEKYNFAVYAYSLFENHFHLLIETDLVPLSRIMQGLMQSYTQWFNKQHDTEGHLFQGRYKAVLCDKESLLLSLISYIHLKCLLTGAVQDPSLYEWSSHKTYISAEKSGLVDKDKVLPRFDPDPEAAIKKYNEYILESAVKENKFSLDISTDGNILGNEEFIEQVKRTQGRNIVIQTEKTKTLDEVAEMTEKITGIPVFDLKGIKRRNEIVGARALFVRLALHFTASKRKDIAQYLNRVPRNIPHLERKIRDDVFAKCLRSLNRPL
- a CDS encoding helix-turn-helix transcriptional regulator yields the protein MKNKVKQFRFQKNEMTQQKLAELTGVSRQTIIAIEKGAFNPSVRLALKIAKILETGVESLFFLEEKD